One stretch of Eretmochelys imbricata isolate rEreImb1 chromosome 1, rEreImb1.hap1, whole genome shotgun sequence DNA includes these proteins:
- the TMEM213 gene encoding transmembrane protein 213 yields MKLFTIVPCTTITLVFLSIILRSSYLAEAEMSSSVSLTDHGGNGSQWPCPDVQFCPDVANCCQLGVDEYGWIAAAVGWSLWFLTLILLCVDKIMKLSPDEPKYLQA; encoded by the exons ATGAAGCTCTTTACCATCGTGCCCTGTACTACCATCACCCTCGTCTTCCTCTCCATCATTCTTCGGAGTTCTTACTTAGCAG AGGCCGAAATGAGCTCCAGTGTCTCCTTGACAGACCACGGGGGCAATGGGAGCCAGTGGCCATGCCCTG ATGTGCAATTCTGCCCGGATGTAGCCAACTGCTGCCAGCTCGGGGTAGACGAATATGGCTGGATTGCAGCTGCTGTTGGCTGGAGCCTCTGGTTTCTGACTCTCATCCTGCTCTGCGTGGATAAGATCATGAAACTCAGTCCTGATGAACCCAAGTATTTGCAAGCATGA